From Calditrichota bacterium, a single genomic window includes:
- a CDS encoding HAD family phosphatase, producing the protein MIRAVLFDFDGVIGDTMSWHLAAWKEVLGSVGIELKPEMVLKNEGRPAAEIAMIIASTVGVPLSPEKAEEVARRKNERFRVIHRASAAPGALELVTELKRRGVKVALVTGTERANVTAVLPAELVHMFDVIIAAGDAARGKPYPDPYLLAAQRMGVPPSKCLVVENAPSGIQAARAAGMACVALRTTLDDEYLADADLVLADLRALHAHLDALKVGKRSRRKMA; encoded by the coding sequence GTGATTCGCGCGGTGCTGTTCGACTTCGACGGGGTGATTGGCGACACCATGTCGTGGCACTTGGCCGCGTGGAAAGAAGTGTTGGGCTCGGTGGGCATCGAGCTGAAACCGGAGATGGTGCTGAAGAACGAGGGGCGGCCGGCGGCAGAAATCGCCATGATCATTGCCAGCACCGTGGGCGTGCCTCTCTCGCCGGAAAAGGCAGAGGAGGTGGCACGCCGCAAGAACGAGCGTTTCCGGGTCATTCATCGGGCCTCGGCAGCGCCGGGCGCTCTTGAGTTGGTCACGGAGCTCAAGCGTCGGGGCGTGAAGGTAGCGCTGGTGACCGGCACGGAACGCGCCAACGTGACGGCCGTGCTGCCCGCTGAGCTGGTGCACATGTTCGATGTCATCATCGCCGCAGGAGACGCGGCGCGCGGTAAACCCTACCCCGACCCCTATTTGCTTGCGGCGCAGAGGATGGGTGTGCCGCCAAGCAAGTGTCTGGTGGTGGAGAATGCCCCCTCCGGCATTCAGGCAGCGCGGGCGGCTGGCATGGCGTGCGTGGCTTTGCGCACCACCCTCGATGACGAGTACTTGGCGGACGCCGACCTGGTCCTTGCTGACCTGCGCGCCCTTCACGCGCACCTGGACGCATTGAAGGTCGGAAAGCGGTCGCGCAGAAAAATGGCTTGA